One stretch of Pseudomonas sp. NC02 DNA includes these proteins:
- the mscL gene encoding large-conductance mechanosensitive channel protein MscL, translating into MGVLSEFKAFAVKGNVVDMAVGIIIGAAFGKIVSSFVGDVVMPPIGLLIGGVDFGDLAVTLKAAQGDAPAVVLAYGKFIQSVIDFVIVAFAIFMGVKAINRLKREEAVAPSLPPVPTKEEVLLGEIRDLLKAQNSKPE; encoded by the coding sequence ATGGGCGTGTTAAGTGAGTTCAAGGCCTTCGCGGTCAAAGGTAATGTGGTCGACATGGCGGTCGGTATTATCATCGGCGCCGCCTTCGGCAAAATTGTTTCATCCTTTGTAGGCGACGTGGTGATGCCACCTATCGGCCTGTTGATCGGGGGTGTCGACTTCGGCGACCTGGCCGTAACGCTTAAAGCCGCCCAGGGCGATGCGCCTGCCGTCGTACTGGCGTACGGCAAGTTCATCCAGAGCGTGATCGACTTTGTGATCGTTGCGTTTGCGATCTTCATGGGCGTGAAGGCCATCAACCGCCTGAAGCGTGAAGAGGCCGTGGCACCTAGCCTGCCGCCGGTCCCGACCAAGGAAGAAGTGCTGCTGGGGGAGATCCGCGATCTGCTCAAGGCACAGAACAGCAAGCCCGAGTAA
- a CDS encoding ferredoxin--NADP reductase, with amino-acid sequence MTASAEKYTRQTLLDVKSLTPSLFTLRTTRDPGFRFRAGQFVRLGVTKADGSIVWRAYSVVSSPFDEYLDFFSIVVPGGEFTSELSRLREGDTLLVERQATGFLTLDRFVDGRDLWLLGTGTGIAPFLSILQDFEVWEKFERIILVYSAREARELAYQSLIHELGEREYLAEYAHKLTYIPIVTREQHPGALNGRITTLIENGELERAAGIELTPEHSRVMICGNPQMIDDTRQLLKQRDMQLSLTRRPGQVAVENYW; translated from the coding sequence ATGACGGCCAGTGCTGAAAAATACACCCGCCAGACCCTGCTCGACGTGAAATCGCTGACTCCCAGCCTGTTTACCCTGCGTACTACCCGAGACCCTGGTTTTCGTTTTCGCGCCGGACAATTCGTGCGTCTTGGGGTGACCAAGGCCGATGGCAGCATTGTGTGGCGTGCTTATTCGGTGGTGTCCTCGCCCTTTGATGAATACCTGGACTTCTTTTCCATCGTGGTGCCGGGCGGTGAGTTCACCAGTGAGCTGAGCCGCCTGCGCGAGGGCGATACCTTGCTGGTGGAGCGCCAGGCCACGGGCTTTTTGACCCTGGACCGGTTTGTGGATGGTCGCGATCTGTGGCTGCTGGGCACCGGGACCGGTATTGCGCCGTTTCTCTCGATCCTGCAGGACTTCGAAGTGTGGGAGAAATTCGAGCGGATTATCCTCGTCTATAGTGCCCGCGAAGCAAGGGAGCTGGCTTACCAGTCGTTGATCCATGAACTGGGCGAACGTGAGTACCTGGCAGAATACGCCCACAAGCTCACCTACATTCCCATTGTCACCCGCGAGCAACATCCGGGCGCGCTGAACGGTCGGATTACCACCCTGATCGAGAACGGCGAATTGGAGCGCGCCGCAGGCATCGAGCTGACCCCCGAGCATTCCAGGGTGATGATTTGCGGCAATCCGCAGATGATCGACGACACGCGTCAGTTGCTGAAACAGCGCGACATGCAACTGAGCCTGACCCGCCGTCCGGGGCAGGTCGCGGTAGAAAACTACTGGTAA
- a CDS encoding LuxR family transcriptional regulator gives MVNWHNTRLPKLEGESEITSMYEAALNLTYELGFQYCAFTLSSHLPNNQTKTINLNNYSNEWNTLYRQEHYFDLDPVVAHCKRSVLPIVWDEKTFSSVPDLWTHAQSNGLNFGWTQSVHDFQGVFSMLSLGRATGPVGPEELYEKAGQVLWICHAMHAVVAKKYADNPSPQAPSKLTPRETEILQWSALGKTASDIATILCLSERTVGFHISSAMKKLGVSNKIAAVITAVKCGLF, from the coding sequence ATGGTCAACTGGCACAACACTCGCCTGCCCAAACTCGAAGGGGAAAGCGAAATAACCAGTATGTACGAAGCTGCCCTCAACCTTACCTACGAGCTTGGCTTCCAATACTGCGCATTCACCCTTAGTTCCCATCTACCCAACAACCAAACGAAAACTATCAACCTCAACAACTATTCCAATGAATGGAATACGCTGTACAGACAAGAGCACTACTTTGATCTCGACCCTGTGGTTGCGCATTGCAAACGCTCGGTTCTACCGATCGTATGGGACGAGAAAACCTTTTCTTCGGTACCGGACTTATGGACCCATGCCCAGTCCAACGGACTGAATTTCGGATGGACCCAATCGGTTCATGACTTCCAGGGTGTTTTCAGCATGTTGAGCCTGGGGCGTGCCACCGGCCCAGTGGGCCCTGAAGAACTCTATGAAAAAGCCGGGCAAGTGCTCTGGATTTGCCACGCCATGCACGCGGTGGTGGCCAAAAAATACGCAGACAATCCCAGCCCGCAAGCGCCCAGCAAATTGACCCCGCGGGAAACCGAAATCCTGCAATGGTCGGCCTTGGGCAAGACCGCCTCGGACATCGCCACCATCCTGTGCCTGTCCGAACGCACGGTCGGCTTCCATATCAGCAGTGCGATGAAGAAACTGGGGGTCAGTAACAAGATTGCCGCAGTGATCACGGCAGTCAAATGCGGGCTGTTTTAA
- a CDS encoding methyltransferase, whose translation MPLLDSPFAQLDLIRQPEQHNDPLQAFDAADEYLLSYLAEQQLTTATRVLVLNDSFGALAASLEGHVRVTSSGDSFLGALGLEKNLARNGKAFDAVTFLPASQTPAGPFDRVLIRVPKTLALLEEQLIRLQGQLAPGAEVIAGAMVKHLPRAAGELLERYIGPMHASLAVKKARLLIATLADRPHAVSPYPTRYSLETPAIELLNHANVFCREGLDIGTRAFLPHLPQNLGGARVADLGCGNGVLAIASALQNPEAQYTLVDESYMAVQSAAENWRAALGERDVLIRPGDGLADQEPQSLDVVLCNPPFHQQQVVGDFLAWRMFQQAREALVVGGALYIVGNRHLGYHTKLARLFRGVEQVATTPKFVVLKARK comes from the coding sequence ATGCCCCTGCTCGACAGCCCCTTTGCCCAACTCGACCTGATCCGTCAGCCAGAACAGCACAACGACCCGCTGCAAGCGTTTGATGCAGCCGATGAGTATTTGCTCAGCTACCTGGCGGAACAACAGCTGACGACGGCGACCCGCGTACTCGTGCTCAACGACAGTTTCGGCGCGCTGGCGGCCAGCCTCGAAGGGCATGTGCGGGTCACCTCCAGTGGTGACTCGTTCCTCGGCGCCCTGGGCCTGGAGAAAAACCTGGCGCGCAACGGCAAGGCTTTCGACGCGGTAACGTTCCTGCCCGCCAGCCAGACACCTGCCGGGCCGTTCGACCGCGTACTGATCCGCGTGCCGAAAACCCTGGCCCTGCTCGAAGAACAATTGATTCGCCTGCAAGGTCAACTGGCACCCGGCGCCGAAGTGATTGCCGGGGCGATGGTCAAGCACCTGCCACGGGCTGCCGGCGAACTGCTGGAGCGCTACATCGGCCCGATGCACGCCTCACTGGCGGTAAAAAAGGCCCGACTGCTGATCGCCACCCTGGCCGATCGGCCACACGCCGTATCGCCCTACCCTACGCGCTACAGCCTGGAAACCCCGGCCATCGAACTGCTCAACCACGCCAACGTGTTCTGCCGCGAAGGCCTGGACATCGGCACCCGGGCCTTCCTGCCGCACCTGCCACAAAACCTGGGCGGCGCCCGCGTAGCCGACCTGGGTTGCGGTAATGGCGTCCTGGCGATTGCCAGCGCGCTGCAAAACCCCGAGGCGCAGTACACGCTGGTCGACGAGTCTTATATGGCGGTGCAATCGGCGGCCGAGAACTGGCGCGCGGCGCTGGGCGAACGTGACGTGCTGATTCGCCCCGGCGACGGCCTGGCCGATCAGGAGCCGCAATCACTGGATGTGGTGCTGTGCAACCCGCCATTCCACCAGCAGCAAGTGGTGGGAGACTTCCTCGCCTGGCGCATGTTCCAGCAAGCGCGGGAAGCGTTGGTGGTGGGCGGCGCCCTGTACATCGTCGGCAACCGTCACTTGGGTTATCACACCAAGTTGGCGCGGTTGTTCCGTGGCGTCGAGCAAGTGGCGACCACGCCGAAGTTCGTGGTCCTCAAGGCGCGCAAATAA
- a CDS encoding DUF2474 domain-containing protein: protein MSGKPSLHDIEQAEKKPLWQRLGWLAMIWTGSVLALFVVASLMRMFMNAAGLTTH from the coding sequence ATGTCCGGCAAACCTTCGTTGCACGACATCGAACAGGCCGAGAAAAAGCCGCTCTGGCAGCGCCTGGGCTGGCTGGCGATGATCTGGACCGGCAGCGTCCTGGCCCTGTTCGTAGTGGCCAGCCTGATGCGCATGTTCATGAATGCCGCGGGCCTGACCACCCACTGA
- the cydB gene encoding cytochrome d ubiquinol oxidase subunit II, with protein MGIDLPLIWAVIIIFGIMMYVVMDGFDLGIGILFPFIPGKSDRDVMMNTVAPVWDGNETWLVLGGAALFGAFPLAYSVVLSALYLPLMLMLIGLIFRGVAFEFRFKAKDDKRHLWDKAFIGGSLAATFFQGVALGAFIDGIPVVDRQFAGGSLDWLTPFTMFCGVALIVAYALLGCTWLIMKTEGSLQEKMHNLARPLAFVVLAVIGIVSLWTPLAHPEIASRWFTLPNLFWFLPVPILVLVTMYGLIRAVARNAHYTPFLLTLVLIFLGYSGLGISLWPNIIPPSVSIWDAAAPPQSQGFMLVGTLFIIPFILGYTFWSYYVFRGKVTHEDGYH; from the coding sequence ATGGGTATTGATCTTCCGCTGATCTGGGCCGTGATCATCATCTTCGGCATCATGATGTACGTGGTCATGGACGGCTTTGACCTGGGGATCGGCATTCTCTTCCCGTTCATCCCGGGCAAGAGCGACCGTGACGTGATGATGAACACCGTCGCCCCCGTGTGGGACGGCAACGAAACCTGGCTGGTACTCGGCGGCGCGGCGTTGTTTGGCGCGTTCCCGCTGGCCTATTCGGTGGTGCTCTCGGCGCTGTACCTGCCACTGATGCTGATGCTGATCGGGCTGATCTTTCGCGGCGTGGCGTTTGAGTTCCGCTTCAAGGCCAAGGACGACAAGCGTCACCTGTGGGACAAGGCCTTCATCGGCGGCTCGCTGGCAGCGACGTTCTTCCAGGGCGTGGCGCTGGGGGCGTTCATTGATGGCATCCCGGTGGTCGACCGGCAGTTTGCCGGTGGCTCCCTGGACTGGCTGACGCCGTTCACGATGTTCTGCGGCGTGGCCCTGATCGTGGCGTATGCGCTGCTGGGCTGCACCTGGCTGATCATGAAGACCGAAGGCAGCTTGCAGGAGAAGATGCACAACCTGGCCCGGCCCCTGGCCTTCGTGGTGCTGGCGGTGATCGGTATCGTCAGCCTCTGGACGCCGCTGGCCCACCCGGAAATCGCCTCGCGCTGGTTCACCCTGCCGAACCTGTTCTGGTTCCTGCCGGTGCCGATCCTGGTGTTGGTGACCATGTACGGCCTGATTCGCGCCGTGGCCCGCAATGCGCACTACACGCCGTTCCTGCTGACGCTGGTGCTGATCTTCCTTGGCTACAGTGGCTTGGGGATCAGCCTGTGGCCGAACATCATCCCGCCGTCAGTTTCGATCTGGGACGCCGCCGCACCGCCGCAAAGCCAGGGCTTCATGCTGGTGGGCACCTTGTTCATCATTCCGTTCATCCTGGGCTACACCTTCTGGAGCTACTACGTGTTCCGCGGCAAGGTCACCCACGAAGACGGTTATCACTAG
- a CDS encoding cytochrome ubiquinol oxidase subunit I, whose translation MFGLEALDLARIQFAFTISFHILFPAITIGLASYLAVLEGLWLKTHNDTYRDLYHFWSKIFAVNFGMGVVSGLVMAYQFGTNWSRFSDFAGAVTGPLLTYEVLTAFFLEAGFLGVMLFGWNKVGRKLHFFATVMVAVGTLISTFWILASNSWMQTPQGFEIIDGRVIPTDWLAVIFNPSFPYRLMHMATAAFVATAFFVGSSAAWHLLRGKDNPAIRTMLSMAMWMALIVAPIQAVIGDFHGLNTLKHQPAKIAAIEGHWENIGNEPTPLILFGWPDMKAEKTKFAVEIPYLGSLILTHSLDKQVPALKEFPPEDRPNSTIVFWSFRVMVGLGFLMIFTGLFSLWLRRGDKMYTSKPFLYLALWMGPSGLIAILAGWFTTEIGRQPWVVYGLMRTADASSNHSFAQMSITLVLFVVVYFALFGAGLGYMMRLVRKGPVTHESTEPTHGGPGQKRTPARPLSAADDSADADHGDTLNKGN comes from the coding sequence ATGTTCGGTTTGGAGGCGCTAGATCTCGCCCGAATTCAATTCGCGTTCACCATCTCATTCCATATCCTGTTCCCGGCCATCACCATCGGCCTGGCCAGTTACCTTGCGGTGCTGGAAGGCCTGTGGCTCAAGACCCACAACGACACCTACCGTGACCTCTACCATTTCTGGTCGAAGATCTTTGCCGTCAACTTCGGCATGGGCGTGGTCTCCGGCCTGGTCATGGCCTATCAGTTCGGCACCAACTGGAGCCGCTTCTCGGACTTCGCCGGTGCCGTCACCGGGCCGTTGCTGACTTATGAGGTGCTCACGGCGTTCTTCCTCGAAGCCGGTTTCCTGGGGGTCATGCTGTTCGGCTGGAACAAGGTCGGGCGCAAGCTGCACTTCTTTGCCACGGTGATGGTGGCCGTCGGCACGCTGATCTCGACTTTCTGGATTCTTGCCTCCAACAGCTGGATGCAGACGCCACAGGGCTTTGAAATCATTGATGGCCGGGTGATTCCCACCGACTGGCTGGCCGTGATCTTCAACCCGTCGTTCCCCTACCGCCTGATGCACATGGCCACGGCCGCGTTCGTCGCTACCGCGTTCTTCGTCGGCTCCTCGGCGGCCTGGCACTTGCTGCGCGGCAAGGACAACCCGGCGATCCGCACCATGCTGTCGATGGCAATGTGGATGGCGCTGATCGTTGCGCCGATCCAGGCGGTCATCGGTGACTTCCACGGCCTGAATACCCTCAAGCATCAACCGGCGAAGATCGCCGCGATTGAAGGCCACTGGGAAAATATCGGCAACGAGCCCACGCCGCTGATCCTGTTCGGCTGGCCGGACATGAAGGCTGAAAAAACCAAGTTCGCGGTGGAAATCCCATACCTGGGCAGCCTGATCCTGACCCACTCCCTGGACAAGCAGGTGCCGGCCCTCAAGGAGTTCCCGCCTGAGGATCGTCCGAATTCGACCATCGTGTTCTGGTCGTTCCGGGTCATGGTGGGCCTGGGCTTCCTGATGATCTTCACCGGCCTGTTCAGCCTCTGGCTGCGCCGTGGCGACAAGATGTACACGTCCAAGCCGTTCCTGTACCTGGCGCTGTGGATGGGCCCGTCCGGCCTGATCGCGATTCTCGCCGGCTGGTTCACCACCGAGATCGGCCGTCAGCCGTGGGTGGTCTACGGGCTGATGCGCACGGCGGACGCTTCGTCCAATCACAGCTTTGCGCAGATGAGCATTACGTTGGTGTTGTTTGTGGTGGTGTACTTCGCGCTGTTCGGCGCGGGCCTGGGCTACATGATGCGCCTGGTGCGCAAAGGGCCTGTGACCCACGAAAGCACCGAGCCCACCCACGGTGGCCCTGGGCAGAAACGCACACCGGCGCGTCCGTTGTCGGCGGCTGATGACAGTGCCGATGCCGATCACGGCGACACCTTGAACAAGGGGAACTGA